From the Spiribacter sp. 2438 genome, one window contains:
- a CDS encoding DUF262 domain-containing protein yields the protein MAKYEVKQTAVSQVLADVRSDKIAIPELQRPFVWKTPQVRDLIDSLYHGYPVGYLITWQSVGAKLKGGEVAAHQQILIDGQQRVTALRAAIAGQPVVGRNYQRKRIAISFNPVTEEFATRTPAIDRSNQWIHDIAEFFSGTRQLTFLRQYFEKNPGVDEDTVEVAIGKLAAIEHAQVGVISLADDLDVETVAEIFVRINAKGVPLSSADFVMSKIATYGEEGRNLRKLIDYFCHLAVAGHAFDDISANDQEFAATDHLKKISWLKGQSDELFQPEYTDIIRVAGLVGFSRGKAGAIVSELSGLDPETRKVDESRIPGAYARLSETLNEMVRQTHVERFVMMIKSAGFIDASMIGSKNALNFAYALYLRTRQNEAMTEGERSRLVKRWFVMSLLTGRAVGSFESIWETDLRRIEEHGAPQYLSMLEQSELGEGFWTGALPQLLMTPSRRSPAFQTYLAARVHSGGRGFLSKSIAVAHMIEGHGDIHHIVPKNHLIRNGFPKAGDYNQVANFALTETPINIGIKDHPPSEYMQWVDEQVQTGCLRLGEINDAEDLAENLSENAIPSFIREVTAENYEDFLRERRRLMADMIRQYYEAL from the coding sequence ATGGCCAAGTACGAAGTCAAACAGACCGCAGTGAGTCAGGTCCTCGCTGATGTGCGGAGCGATAAGATCGCGATCCCGGAGCTCCAGCGCCCGTTCGTCTGGAAGACACCCCAAGTTCGGGATCTGATTGACTCCCTGTATCACGGCTACCCGGTGGGCTACCTCATCACCTGGCAATCGGTGGGGGCCAAGCTCAAGGGCGGGGAGGTCGCTGCCCACCAGCAGATTCTCATTGATGGGCAGCAACGGGTGACGGCGCTTCGAGCCGCGATCGCCGGTCAACCGGTGGTGGGCCGGAACTATCAGCGAAAGCGCATCGCCATATCGTTTAATCCGGTCACTGAGGAGTTCGCAACCCGAACACCCGCCATCGACCGGAGTAATCAGTGGATTCATGACATTGCGGAGTTCTTCTCCGGGACTCGACAGCTCACCTTTCTGCGGCAGTATTTTGAGAAGAACCCTGGCGTGGATGAGGACACGGTGGAGGTCGCCATCGGCAAGCTCGCCGCCATCGAACACGCCCAGGTGGGGGTGATCTCACTGGCCGATGACCTCGATGTCGAGACGGTGGCGGAGATCTTTGTGCGCATCAACGCCAAGGGCGTACCGCTCTCCAGTGCTGACTTCGTGATGAGCAAAATTGCCACCTACGGCGAGGAAGGGCGAAACCTGCGCAAGCTCATCGACTACTTCTGCCATCTTGCGGTGGCGGGGCACGCCTTCGACGATATCTCCGCGAACGACCAAGAGTTCGCCGCCACCGATCATCTTAAGAAAATCAGTTGGCTGAAGGGCCAATCGGATGAACTTTTCCAGCCTGAGTACACGGACATCATTCGCGTGGCGGGACTGGTTGGTTTCTCCCGGGGCAAGGCGGGTGCGATCGTGAGTGAACTCTCTGGCCTTGATCCAGAGACCCGCAAAGTCGATGAGTCCCGCATTCCAGGAGCTTATGCGCGCCTTAGCGAGACACTGAACGAGATGGTCCGGCAGACCCATGTCGAGCGGTTTGTGATGATGATCAAATCAGCGGGGTTCATTGATGCCAGCATGATTGGCTCCAAAAATGCGCTGAACTTCGCCTACGCGCTCTATCTGCGCACCCGTCAGAACGAGGCAATGACCGAGGGTGAACGGTCCCGTCTGGTCAAGCGTTGGTTCGTGATGAGTTTGCTGACGGGCCGGGCGGTGGGCAGCTTTGAGTCGATCTGGGAGACGGATCTGCGCCGCATTGAGGAGCACGGTGCGCCTCAGTACCTATCGATGCTCGAGCAGTCTGAGCTGGGTGAGGGCTTTTGGACCGGCGCCTTGCCGCAACTGCTGATGACCCCAAGTCGCCGTAGTCCCGCCTTTCAGACCTATCTTGCCGCGCGTGTTCACAGCGGTGGGCGCGGTTTTCTCTCCAAGTCTATCGCGGTCGCGCACATGATCGAGGGCCACGGGGATATTCATCACATCGTTCCAAAGAATCACCTCATCAGGAACGGCTTCCCCAAAGCCGGCGATTACAACCAGGTCGCGAACTTCGCCCTCACAGAGACGCCCATTAATATCGGCATCAAAGACCACCCACCCTCTGAGTACATGCAATGGGTCGATGAGCAGGTCCAAACCGGTTGCCTACGCCTTGGGGAAATTAACGACGCTGAGGACCTCGCCGAGAACCTGAGCGAGAACGCGATCCCGTCGTTTATCCGCGAGGTGACGGCCGAAAATTACGAAGACTTCCTCCGAGAGCGGCGGCGGTTGATGGCGGACATGATCAGGCAGTATTACGAAGCGTTGTGA
- the brxL gene encoding BREX system Lon protease-like protein BrxL, whose product MSVELDAIDNLAVGALDGYLVRKDLVRTFSRQFPVPTYVVEFLLGRYCASVDPDEINEGLEIVQRQLQSRTVRAGEEELFKSRAREQGEIKLIDMITARLDTKTDTYIATLPSLRIKDARISAELANAHERMFTGGFYAEITLAYDAAIAVEQNGRPFAVVNLREIQLSSRDVLEQLGEARNQFSTAQWKDFLLRSTGIEPGALSEREKDALTLRMVPFVERNYNLVELGPRGTGKSHLFQQVSPYAHLISGGKATVAKMFVNNANGQRGLVCQYDVVCFDEVSGISFDQKDGVNIMKGYMESGEFSRGKESIRADGSIVLVGNFEVDVEHQQRIGHLFGPMPPEMKDDTAFMDRIHAFLPGWDVPKVRSEILTDHFGLVSDFLSECWSQLRAQSRLATIQDRVHYGGALSGRDTNAVNKTVGGLLKLLYPAGGEIPDEDLEWAVRIALEARRRVKEQQKRIGAAEFRNTHFSYTLGEDGVEKFVSTPELQSTGGIGDDPLEPGQVWTISPGAEGEHPGLFRIEVNEGPGSGVKILNKPVPPSFKESMGFAEQNLYARSQQLVGDKDPRQHEFTAQIRGFDAAKAGAKVGVASVIALSTALLKRSVKGGLVVVGELNLGGSIEPIHDAVNLVEIAVEKGASVVLMPVTCRKQLLDLSDDMATKVDIQFFSDARDALLKAVAD is encoded by the coding sequence ATGAGCGTAGAACTTGATGCGATCGACAACTTGGCCGTTGGTGCACTGGATGGCTATCTGGTGCGCAAGGACCTGGTGCGGACCTTCAGTCGCCAGTTCCCGGTGCCGACCTATGTCGTGGAGTTCCTGTTGGGTCGCTACTGCGCAAGCGTGGATCCGGATGAGATCAACGAGGGCTTGGAAATTGTTCAGCGCCAGTTGCAGTCGCGCACGGTTAGGGCGGGGGAGGAGGAGTTATTCAAGTCCCGCGCGCGCGAGCAGGGCGAGATCAAGCTGATCGACATGATCACCGCCCGGCTCGACACCAAGACGGATACTTACATCGCAACCTTGCCAAGCCTGCGGATCAAGGATGCGCGGATTTCAGCCGAGCTGGCGAACGCACATGAGCGCATGTTTACCGGTGGTTTCTACGCAGAGATCACGCTGGCCTACGACGCTGCCATTGCCGTGGAACAAAACGGCAGGCCCTTCGCCGTAGTCAACCTGCGCGAGATCCAACTCTCAAGCCGCGATGTCCTTGAACAGCTCGGCGAGGCCCGTAATCAGTTCAGCACGGCCCAGTGGAAGGATTTCCTGCTGCGCTCCACCGGTATCGAGCCCGGAGCCCTGAGCGAGCGTGAGAAAGATGCGCTGACGTTGCGCATGGTTCCCTTCGTGGAGCGCAACTACAACCTGGTGGAGCTTGGCCCACGAGGCACGGGCAAGAGTCACCTGTTCCAGCAAGTCTCGCCCTACGCACACCTGATTTCCGGCGGTAAGGCCACGGTCGCCAAGATGTTCGTCAACAATGCCAATGGCCAGCGTGGATTGGTTTGTCAGTATGACGTCGTCTGCTTCGACGAGGTCTCGGGCATCTCCTTCGACCAGAAAGATGGTGTGAACATCATGAAGGGGTACATGGAGTCCGGCGAGTTCAGTCGTGGGAAGGAGAGTATCCGTGCCGACGGCAGCATCGTCTTGGTTGGTAACTTCGAGGTGGATGTCGAGCATCAACAGCGCATCGGCCACCTCTTCGGGCCGATGCCGCCAGAGATGAAAGATGACACGGCGTTCATGGATCGCATCCACGCCTTTCTGCCAGGGTGGGATGTGCCCAAAGTGCGCAGTGAAATCCTCACTGATCACTTCGGATTGGTGAGTGACTTCCTTTCGGAATGCTGGAGCCAATTGCGCGCCCAAAGCCGGCTCGCGACGATTCAGGATCGCGTGCATTACGGCGGAGCTTTGTCCGGGCGCGATACCAATGCCGTGAACAAGACTGTCGGCGGCTTGCTGAAGTTGCTGTATCCGGCTGGTGGGGAGATTCCAGACGAAGATCTGGAATGGGCTGTGCGCATCGCCCTTGAGGCTCGGCGCCGCGTAAAGGAACAGCAGAAGCGTATCGGCGCAGCCGAGTTCCGGAACACCCACTTCAGCTACACGCTCGGCGAGGACGGGGTTGAGAAGTTCGTTTCCACGCCTGAGTTGCAGAGTACAGGCGGTATCGGCGATGACCCTCTGGAGCCGGGTCAAGTGTGGACGATCAGCCCCGGCGCCGAGGGCGAGCATCCCGGGCTGTTCCGTATAGAGGTCAACGAGGGGCCAGGGTCGGGCGTTAAAATCTTGAACAAGCCTGTGCCGCCGTCATTTAAAGAAAGCATGGGCTTCGCTGAGCAAAACCTCTATGCACGCTCCCAACAGCTCGTCGGTGATAAGGATCCGCGTCAACACGAGTTTACAGCGCAGATACGGGGCTTCGACGCTGCTAAAGCGGGCGCCAAGGTCGGCGTTGCATCAGTAATCGCGCTCTCAACCGCTCTGCTAAAACGCAGCGTTAAGGGCGGCCTTGTTGTCGTCGGGGAACTCAATCTGGGTGGCTCGATTGAGCCAATTCACGACGCTGTCAATTTGGTGGAGATAGCTGTTGAGAAGGGAGCTAGCGTGGTCTTGATGCCCGTGACCTGCCGAAAGCAGCTACTCGATTTGTCAGATGACATGGCGACTAAGGTGGATATTCAGTTCTTTTCTGATGCTCGGGATGCGCTTTTGAAGGCTGTCGCGGATTAG
- a CDS encoding GntR family transcriptional regulator, whose protein sequence is MKGSGRKLLGSGIAADLEAEIIDGRLEAGSRLEENEIARRFEVSRTPVREALQLLAARSLVERVPYRGVIVSEISQAEIEQLFEAMGELEALCGSAAAQRMSIGERAELLELHRDMEALAAAGERADYAEVNAAFHNRLFEGAHNRYLTEAAEALRLKLAPFRRAQLADITRMQRSSAEHAEIVAAICERDADAAARALRRHLVSAAAQILARWAPGRARGGSLSRDKERTVKLGDRGAPDTAHDPHARAMADSGGD, encoded by the coding sequence ATGAAAGGATCGGGTCGGAAGCTGTTGGGAAGCGGGATCGCCGCGGATCTTGAGGCTGAAATCATTGACGGGCGGCTCGAGGCGGGCTCGCGGCTCGAAGAGAATGAGATCGCCCGCCGCTTCGAGGTCTCGCGCACCCCGGTTCGTGAAGCCTTGCAGCTTCTGGCGGCGCGATCGCTCGTCGAGCGGGTGCCCTATCGCGGCGTGATCGTCTCCGAGATTTCCCAGGCTGAGATCGAGCAGCTTTTCGAGGCGATGGGTGAACTCGAAGCGCTGTGCGGAAGCGCGGCGGCGCAGCGCATGTCGATTGGCGAGCGTGCCGAGCTCCTGGAGTTGCACCGGGACATGGAGGCGCTCGCGGCTGCGGGGGAGCGCGCCGACTACGCGGAAGTAAACGCTGCCTTCCATAACCGGCTCTTTGAGGGCGCACATAACCGCTACCTCACCGAGGCAGCAGAGGCGCTGCGCTTGAAGCTGGCGCCGTTTCGCCGCGCTCAGCTAGCCGACATCACTAGGATGCAACGCTCCAGCGCGGAGCATGCCGAGATTGTCGCCGCGATCTGCGAGCGCGACGCGGATGCCGCCGCCCGTGCCCTACGCCGCCACCTCGTAAGCGCGGCTGCGCAGATCCTGGCGCGCTGGGCTCCGGGCCGAGCACGCGGGGGCAGTCTATCGCGGGATAAAGAGCGAACCGTGAAGCTGGGCGATCGCGGCGCGCCCGATACGGCGCATGATCCTCACGCGCGAGCGATGGCAGACTCCGGAGGAGACTGA
- a CDS encoding tripartite tricarboxylate transporter substrate binding protein, whose protein sequence is MNDTTTRLLSTTVLAACASLGFAATASADYPERAIEMIVPWGVGGGSDVNMRVVSNYAEDYLGQPMPVINMPGASGTQGLAEAREREPDGYTVAQIHEGLLVSYYTGLTDVHPSDFEPIASFTSSPQYLVVNADRPYDTFEEFVEYAQENPGEIRFGVTLAGVPHLHSAMMEQAADYEVSYVGFEGTGQRIQSLVGGHIDAAIGDIASSLEFVENGDLKFLAVGSAERLDATPDVPTLQELGYDLELSINRGLFAPAGTDEAILDYLSNAFEPMAEDEAFIEAINNAGAEMVLRTRDEYGEYMDELDQTVADLAEQLEQ, encoded by the coding sequence ATGAACGACACCACCACGCGTCTACTTTCAACCACCGTACTTGCTGCGTGCGCCTCGCTAGGCTTCGCGGCCACCGCGTCGGCGGATTACCCCGAGCGCGCCATCGAGATGATTGTGCCCTGGGGCGTTGGCGGGGGCAGCGACGTGAATATGCGCGTTGTTTCCAACTATGCTGAGGACTATCTCGGTCAGCCGATGCCGGTGATCAATATGCCCGGAGCGTCCGGCACCCAGGGCCTTGCCGAGGCGCGCGAGCGCGAGCCCGACGGCTATACCGTCGCGCAGATCCATGAGGGGCTCCTCGTCTCCTATTACACGGGCCTTACGGATGTACATCCGTCGGATTTCGAGCCCATCGCGTCCTTCACCTCTTCGCCACAGTATCTCGTTGTCAATGCAGATCGGCCTTATGACACCTTCGAGGAGTTCGTCGAATACGCGCAGGAGAACCCTGGTGAGATCCGCTTTGGCGTCACGCTGGCAGGGGTGCCTCATCTGCACTCGGCGATGATGGAGCAGGCGGCCGATTACGAGGTCTCCTATGTCGGCTTTGAGGGCACAGGACAGCGCATTCAGTCGCTGGTGGGCGGCCATATCGACGCGGCAATCGGCGACATCGCCTCCTCGCTCGAATTCGTTGAGAATGGTGATCTGAAGTTCCTTGCTGTCGGCTCGGCAGAGCGGCTCGATGCGACGCCGGACGTGCCCACGCTGCAGGAGCTCGGCTACGATCTGGAGCTGTCGATCAACCGCGGGCTCTTTGCGCCGGCCGGCACCGATGAGGCGATCCTTGATTATCTCTCCAACGCCTTCGAGCCGATGGCGGAAGACGAGGCTTTTATCGAGGCGATCAATAACGCCGGCGCCGAAATGGTCCTGCGTACGCGTGACGAATACGGGGAGTACATGGACGAGCTCGATCAGACGGTCGCCGATCTGGCCGAGCAGCTCGAGCAGTGA
- a CDS encoding tripartite tricarboxylate transporter permease translates to MLDGFAVGFLEILQLATLVTMFVGVVAGIVASAIPGFTITMAIVLTLPLTFYMPPVQGIATMLGVYVGGLTGGMISAALLGIPGTPSAVATTFDAYPMARKGDPGRALGIGIFASFFGTLISIIVLVLAAPPLAIVAIGLGPWEYFSLIVFAMTVIASLVGRSVVRGLIAGLIGIFLATIGSDPMMNSPRFTFDLAMLSTGLPFLAVLIGVYAVSQLLGEVEEMRSDSGTGEALIEERIVFRPLPYLMDTIRRPVNLIRSSLVGVFIGAVPGAGSSIANLVAYDQARRASTDPDSFGTGVPEGVVASESGNSSTAGGGLIPMIALGIPGSAVDAVLMASLMVHGIAVGPRLMVDNPEIVYSIFVGLFIGALLMLLITLSSMRYFLMVTKIPKHIIIPAVLVFCAVGVFALNNRVADIHLLFFVGVLGYVMKKMDYPLAPLVLGVILGPIAETNLRRALSISEDLTLFITRPVSAAFLALAVISLVVFLRHRMRPRAGVGADS, encoded by the coding sequence ATGCTTGATGGGTTCGCAGTCGGCTTTCTCGAGATTCTCCAGCTCGCCACACTGGTGACGATGTTCGTGGGCGTGGTCGCGGGCATCGTGGCCTCAGCGATCCCGGGCTTCACGATCACCATGGCGATCGTGCTGACGTTGCCGCTGACCTTCTACATGCCTCCGGTTCAGGGCATCGCAACGATGCTCGGCGTTTATGTTGGCGGCCTGACGGGGGGCATGATCAGTGCTGCCCTTCTCGGCATTCCCGGCACGCCCTCGGCGGTGGCGACGACCTTCGACGCCTACCCGATGGCGCGCAAGGGTGATCCTGGCCGCGCCCTTGGTATCGGGATCTTCGCCTCCTTCTTCGGTACTCTGATATCGATCATCGTGCTGGTACTTGCGGCACCACCGCTGGCGATTGTGGCGATCGGGCTGGGCCCGTGGGAATATTTTTCGCTCATCGTCTTCGCGATGACAGTGATCGCGAGCCTAGTGGGCCGGTCCGTGGTGCGCGGGCTCATCGCCGGGCTCATCGGCATCTTCCTCGCTACGATCGGGTCCGACCCGATGATGAACAGTCCGCGCTTCACCTTCGATCTGGCGATGCTGAGCACTGGGCTACCGTTTCTCGCAGTGCTGATCGGGGTCTATGCAGTCAGCCAGTTGCTTGGCGAGGTCGAGGAGATGCGCAGCGATAGCGGCACCGGCGAGGCGCTGATAGAGGAGCGCATCGTGTTCCGGCCGTTACCCTACCTAATGGATACGATCCGCCGGCCGGTCAACCTGATCCGATCTTCGCTGGTGGGAGTGTTTATTGGGGCGGTACCCGGCGCGGGGAGCTCCATCGCGAACCTCGTCGCCTATGATCAGGCCCGCCGGGCGTCAACGGACCCTGATAGCTTTGGAACAGGCGTACCCGAGGGCGTTGTCGCCTCGGAGTCGGGCAACTCCTCGACCGCCGGCGGCGGGCTGATACCGATGATCGCGCTCGGTATTCCGGGCAGTGCAGTGGACGCGGTGCTGATGGCGTCACTGATGGTACACGGCATCGCGGTGGGCCCTCGACTTATGGTGGACAACCCGGAAATCGTCTATTCGATTTTCGTGGGACTGTTTATTGGCGCGCTATTGATGCTCCTGATCACGCTCAGCTCGATGCGCTATTTCCTGATGGTCACCAAGATACCCAAGCACATCATCATCCCCGCCGTACTCGTCTTCTGCGCCGTCGGGGTGTTCGCGCTCAATAACCGCGTAGCCGACATTCACCTGCTTTTCTTCGTGGGCGTGCTCGGCTATGTGATGAAGAAGATGGATTACCCGCTTGCGCCGCTGGTGCTCGGAGTCATCCTCGGGCCCATCGCCGAGACCAATCTGCGTCGTGCTCTCTCAATAAGCGAGGATCTGACGCTTTTCATCACCCGACCGGTCTCCGCCGCGTTCCTCGCGCTCGCGGTGATCTCGCTAGTGGTTTTCTTGCGCCACCGGATGCGCCCTCGCGCGGGCGTTGGTGCTGACTCGTGA
- a CDS encoding tripartite tricarboxylate transporter TctB family protein, translating into MSDSHSDNASGRSDRPEAYGVEPNAMAGDSALLQFAFNLVMLLAFAYLFWEAMALPESRWEPLGAGTFPRIVLGLLMFLNVVMIIQTARQALSELRYGPRALFDVALRTTLEFRLVFSVLGAFALFLLLIRPLGFLIAAFLFAFGVQLLLGPRTWRNLVISAIIALVLSVGLQVLFAQVLHVFLPRGPFS; encoded by the coding sequence GTGAGCGATTCCCACTCCGACAACGCCTCCGGCCGGTCCGACCGGCCGGAGGCCTACGGAGTTGAACCTAACGCCATGGCGGGCGATAGCGCACTACTGCAATTCGCGTTCAACCTCGTGATGCTTTTGGCGTTCGCGTATCTCTTCTGGGAGGCGATGGCGCTGCCGGAGTCGCGCTGGGAACCACTCGGGGCGGGCACCTTCCCACGCATCGTGCTTGGCTTGCTGATGTTTCTCAACGTGGTGATGATAATCCAGACCGCTCGGCAAGCACTCTCGGAGCTCAGATATGGTCCCCGGGCGCTCTTCGATGTGGCTTTGCGTACGACTTTAGAGTTCCGACTGGTGTTCTCGGTGCTCGGCGCGTTCGCTCTGTTTCTGCTGCTGATCCGGCCGCTCGGCTTTTTGATCGCGGCCTTCCTATTCGCCTTCGGCGTGCAGTTGCTGCTCGGCCCCCGTACATGGCGCAATCTCGTGATCTCGGCGATCATCGCTCTGGTGCTCTCGGTGGGACTTCAGGTCCTCTTCGCGCAGGTGCTTCACGTATTCCTGCCGCGCGGGCCGTTTTCCTGA
- a CDS encoding gamma-glutamyltransferase family protein gives MDFDFSTPYPSQRSPVMGRNMIATSQPLAAQAGLRMLDRGGNAVDAALAAAIAMPVLEPTGNGLGSDAFAILHDGAELHGLNASGRAPGAWTPARFAGRDVMPERGWETVTVPGAVSAWVALSERFGALPFEALFEPAIDYAERGYPVSPIIARQWAAGAELLAAQPGFAEVFMPGGRAPRAGELFRAPAMARTLRRIAETRGEAFYRGEIAEAIAGFARQHGAALDEADFAAHAADWCGTIAQRYGAIDAHEIPPNGQGIAALIALGILAHTPIRDYGPDSVIGLHLQIEAMKLALADTYAHVGDLAAMQVDPAALLDDAYLRARAKLIDTDRAGDPDHGLPGPSGTIYISAADAEGRMISFIQSNYAGFGSGVVVPEVGVSLQNRGKGFSLDPSSPNHVGPGKRPFHTIIPGFVTKNGAPLTSYGVMGGPIQAQGHVQMILRMLDFAQSPQAASDAPRWRVLEGRRVAMETGFDTATLDGLAGLGHDIKCGSLEGDFSFGGAQIIHRMDNGLYVGGSDHRKDGHAAAF, from the coding sequence ATGGATTTCGACTTCTCGACCCCCTATCCCTCGCAGCGCAGCCCAGTGATGGGACGCAACATGATCGCCACCTCGCAGCCGCTCGCCGCTCAGGCGGGGCTGCGGATGCTCGACAGGGGCGGCAATGCCGTCGATGCCGCACTCGCCGCCGCCATCGCGATGCCAGTGCTCGAGCCGACGGGCAACGGGCTGGGCAGCGACGCCTTTGCGATCCTGCATGACGGGGCTGAGCTGCACGGGCTCAACGCCTCGGGTCGCGCGCCGGGGGCCTGGACGCCGGCGCGCTTCGCTGGCCGCGACGTAATGCCCGAGCGCGGCTGGGAGACGGTGACAGTGCCGGGAGCGGTCTCGGCCTGGGTGGCGTTGTCAGAGCGGTTTGGCGCGCTTCCCTTCGAAGCACTGTTCGAGCCCGCCATCGACTATGCCGAGCGTGGCTATCCGGTCTCGCCGATTATCGCCCGCCAGTGGGCCGCGGGTGCCGAATTGCTCGCCGCGCAACCGGGATTTGCCGAGGTCTTCATGCCCGGAGGTCGGGCTCCGCGCGCGGGCGAGCTGTTTCGTGCTCCGGCCATGGCTCGGACCCTGCGCCGCATTGCCGAGACCCGCGGTGAGGCCTTCTATCGCGGCGAGATTGCCGAGGCGATCGCCGGCTTCGCACGTCAGCATGGCGCCGCACTTGACGAGGCCGATTTCGCTGCCCATGCCGCCGACTGGTGCGGCACCATCGCACAGCGTTATGGAGCGATCGATGCCCACGAGATCCCGCCTAACGGGCAGGGTATCGCTGCGCTGATCGCGCTCGGCATCCTCGCGCACACGCCGATCCGCGACTACGGTCCCGACAGCGTTATCGGACTGCATCTGCAAATCGAGGCGATGAAGCTAGCGCTTGCCGACACCTATGCCCATGTCGGGGATCTGGCGGCGATGCAGGTCGATCCGGCCGCGCTCCTCGATGATGCATATTTGCGCGCGCGCGCCAAGCTGATCGATACGGACAGAGCCGGCGATCCGGACCATGGTCTGCCAGGACCCTCAGGCACGATCTATATCAGCGCGGCCGACGCCGAGGGCCGGATGATCTCCTTCATTCAGTCCAACTATGCTGGCTTCGGCTCGGGCGTAGTGGTGCCCGAGGTGGGGGTAAGCCTTCAAAACCGTGGCAAGGGTTTCAGCCTCGATCCTTCTAGCCCCAATCATGTCGGGCCCGGCAAGCGTCCGTTTCACACGATCATCCCAGGGTTCGTCACCAAGAATGGCGCGCCGCTAACGAGCTACGGCGTGATGGGCGGACCTATCCAGGCCCAAGGGCATGTGCAGATGATCCTTCGAATGCTGGATTTCGCTCAGAGCCCGCAGGCGGCGAGCGACGCGCCGCGCTGGAGGGTGCTCGAGGGGCGGCGCGTGGCGATGGAGACAGGCTTCGACACGGCGACCCTCGACGGGCTTGCCGGGCTCGGGCACGACATCAAGTGCGGCTCGCTCGAAGGTGATTTCAGCTTCGGCGGCGCGCAGATTATCCACCGTATGGACAACGGCCTCTACGTTGGTGGCTCAGATCACCGAAAAGATGGTCACGCGGCGGCATTCTGA